acttttgaattttctttgttttctaaaaatgttttaaaataagcaaggaTTAATTTCtgtaattccaaatgatggaatttacggaattaattcatgcaagaatAAAACGGGTATTGCTGGGGGCCCGACATATGTGACTTtgtaattgattgattgattgattgaaatAATACCATGCATGATATTGGTGTTTCTTTATCTAGTTGGGTGATATGAGTGATATATTTTATGCTCATTACTATGCACTAATCCCATTTTGTGATAGCGTGTTGCCGTTTGCTgatcaggtacgcatccacttgCACCTCGGTTATCCTCTATTGCATATTCTGatactcatatgtgcatgattgattcgcgtattcattgattttctcattgattgctaTGTCAGtttcatctcattagtagagacccgactttagggacttagaggggtgctacggtctttaccgtaccttcccgataagtaacctgacccccgaacccgatctggtttttcacagaccatcTTTTCcgaaataaggagtcacacttagggtttttctttcttattttgtttaccctttaaaaaataaaacaaaaataagtggcgactccaaatcattttcaaataatcaataaaaatcaaattttcaaataaaaatcgagcttgtcatcgagtgggaaacgcattgaaccgaaatgcggggtccacaaaatgacgactccactggggattgtTTGGAGGGTCAAggttgaacttaagatgaagcaaatgtggtgTTTGATGAGTCTATCAGTGGGTACTCACTTCTTGATTGCATATTGAGGGTTCTCGGGTTTTCACTTAGGACATTGACATGATTGATCGTATTggttgattatcttgattggggATTCTGACACAATGATTTTCTTTGTGCTTCATTGATATAATTGTTTGAGATatttgacatgctgattatgaCGATTGATTCATATTGATAGAGGATTCTGAGATAGCTATTTTCTCTGTGCTTCATTGCCATGTTCGTTTGAGGtattgacatgctgattgtaTTGATTGCCTATCTTATTTCGCTTAGTATAGTGATTTTTGATATTTGCCATGATTATTCTGATCGCCTTGCATGTATGGATTCGTTGTTGGTTTGATTTGACATGTCGGCAATCATTTGGAGAGCAAGTGTGCATGGGGAACAACTTCACCGAAAAATTTGCCAAAATCGACAATTCTTtcaaaaagactttttttttatttaaatatttatattttttaattatttttttcaatttatcttttattttaagtttatatcACCCTTTTATTCTgtatcatctttttatttttaattattttttatatttatctcattaatcctattttaaaaaattactataacttcactttaaattttttatattttcccttttaatttcatttaattttaaattttttattctaaaatattaaaaatataaatttattcaaaaattgataaaatataaaaaataataataataataaagttctaatattttataaattaaaattaattcaataaaatacattattaatatatttttaataactttaattatttaaataaattaatgttaatagcaaaaaattgtcaccacaaatttgtaacaaaaatttagaaattaaatcttaaataaaatatttgatgtaaatcgatttaatttttatttaaaatgtaataaacatgttcaaataaaagtagtttttaatttttaaaatatatgaatataaatatattaaaggaaattaatttatttttttcttaaaaaaattgataaacatTATATTTGATCATACCTATGTTAATTAcaattacaaaataactttaatatgtgtattcatgtatattttatcatttttttaagtttttttaaaagtattttaatgaatttttaataattttcatatcgtcaatatttttctcaaaatattcaTCGATATCTTTAATATATCGGTAAAATCTAAGTATTGATATAACCGTGTTTACCAATATTTCAAACCTTtggataaatatgaaataaaacactacacataacatttatttaaaaaaaaattaataacttaaaaaattaggTTGAAAACATTCCAAGTTTCTCAAAACCCAACTAGAGCCTTAGGGTTTGGAAATCTAAAATAAGATATGTTTGTTGAAATAGTTACATGGTAAGTGTCAGCCCCTTAGCCACTTGACCCGGATAGGGAGGAAAAGGatcatgggtaggccttgcacccatgagaaCCTAGACAGTGAAGCAAGGAGGGTCTAGAGGGTTGGCGGTTCAAACCCTAGATGATAAGTGAGAAGGCAGAAGTCAAGTCTGACAagcaccgcgcgcgcaccacGGGCAAGTCAGACACGCACCGCGCGCGCACTACGGGCGAGCCAGACacgcaccgcgcgcgcaccgcgggcgagccagacACGCACCGTGCGCGCACCACGGGCGAGCCAGACACGCACCACGTGCGCaccgcgggcgagccagacgcgcaccgcgcgcgcaccaaGGGCGAGCCAGGCGCGCACCAGACACTTGTGGGCTACGAAGTGGGTGCAGATGGGGGTCGAGGGttaatattggaaattattttatttattaaataattccattatgtctcctcagACATTTTGATGTCTCCTGGAGAAACTTTGAAAACGGCCCGTATTGCTCTTTAAGGGGGGGGTAGGTGACTCAAGGGGGCGCCGAGGGGATCTTGAGCGCACCAAGAGGGCACCATGGCACGGCCTTGGGCGTGCCTAGGACACACGGAAGGCACTCGAGCGCACACCCACATGGGCTCAACGACATGTGAGGGTGCACCCCGTGGCCGCAATGGCACGGGGCCAAGTGCAGCCTACCTTCTCCCGCGCAGGCACGAGGGCGCCTAATCCTTGTGCGGTGAGCCAGCTGAGCAAGCCATGGGCGCAACGCCATGGTCTAGTGGGGCAACAGCTGACTCGCAACATGACATGCCAACTCACAGCACAGGGGCGCAATGCCCTGTGCACCAAGAAGGGATcagccatgggcgcaatgccatggctcGTTGCATTGAAGCACCAGACCTGGTCAAGCTGGTCCGCGCCTGCTGCCTAGTTCAAAGAGCCTTGATCAAGGCACGTTGGTGGAGCACTCGGTCACAAGCGGCACCTTTGGGGGAAGGCAGCAGCTTGTTAAGAGGACACACCAGCAGCTGAGGAGATGGGCTCAAGACAAGGTAGCTGGTCAGCTAGTCAGTGGCAGCTAGCTGGAGCAGCAGGGGACCAGGTCAACAAGCAGCAGTTGGCTGAGGTGCTGAAGGCTTGATGCATGGAGGTGGTCCACGAGCAGGCCACGACCTGGAGGGTGGGTGGTGATGCAAGGCAGTTGAGGGCGGTTCCAGCcagttgcataaccacccaAATTGGCTCCAtgcttgaatttttgaaattcgaATTGTAACTGCAGCAGTGTCTCTTTTAAAAGGGCACCTGCATCCTTGAGATGGGCAGAGAGGGGGAGAGAATTGTGAGTAAGGGTTCTCTGAAAGCTTAGGGGTGTAAGCTTGCTCTCTGACTCAGGGAGAACAATTTTGTAATCTTGTAATTGAGagttaatacaagttgggaaggtTCCCGTATCTCTGTTGTCCCTGTTGTGATTTCTTTGCTGTTGCCTAGTTCTTTATTTGGTTGCTTGGTGTTGCTTTGGTTTTCAAAGTGTGTTGGGAaggaaggttggctaaggaTCGGTCCTTAGCACCGCACATCCAAGGTGAAAAATTTAGGCCAAAATCGAGGGTGTGACAGTAAGGGGTTACTAGTTTTTATAATCTATATTAAGCTTGGTTGTATACGAGAagtttaaaactcatttttaagaacaatatCAACATGAATATTTGgccaattttattattttaaaaaacacttacaaatttaaaagagttaaataaatagatcgaaaaatattattttttatagaaattctAAACTTATGTCAATTTTATAgagttaatattatattaaaagtatgtttgataatgattataaaaaatatttttaatacttgaaatataaaatttttaaatattaaaaaagttaaaaatattttttagaatcacgGTTAAACGCACTCTACTCTAATTTGActtatacaaaaaatttattcatctctaataaaacttttataatattaattttatacttgctttcaactaaaactaaaaatagtaaaaatagaaAGCCATTCCAAATAAAAgttaataagaaatttatatatttttaaattatttatttattaaataaaaattaaataaataaaatgagtttaaagaaatatataaaaataatttatttattttaaatgtattttttattttatttttcttctctctcttcctttcCTTATCATGTGATTGGAGACGAAAAGTCAATTACTTTAAGTCGTGTGCAATTTCTCATAAATTTAATAGTTTTGTATCAATGGAAGTAACGTGGACGTCACTTTCTCATGCATGATCTCAAACTAAAAGTTGGAACTTTTCATAGGACGGAAAGTTACGACTTCCAATGTCCGTCATCATTTAAAAACAAAGGGCAGAAAGGAGGAAGCAATGAGGGATTTTTGGTAAGGGGGGATAAACAACCCGAAGATTGttagaatgaaataaaaaataattttaatggaaataaaatccCTCTTATAATCCAAAGTTTAATTGATCCAATCAAAATAATCTACTAAAATCCAAAGCTCGGAAAGGTAGGTTGGTTGGTTATCAAAGAAGACCATAAAATGGTTTAGGTAGAATATTGTTAGGACGTATATAGCAACGTTAACAACTCCTAAAAATTAGTTGTAGATGTTACCTAAGGCATAGTGTTACATATATAGCCCCCACCTACCATAAAACTAAGATTCTTCTTTTTGCGGTTGGATTCTCATTATTCTTTTTCCTATAAATTATTTGCAGACtttggtggtgtttgttttttttattttttactgaaagcaatttaattttagaatttaggttgtttgtttttctactttttcataacttattataaactttttactaaatagaaaaaaccaaaatatatagctttttctaaataaaaaaaataacatattgattttttgtactttttaatacttaatagaaataaaatactacaaaaacaaacaacctaatatttaacactattaagtattaaggttctatttagaattaaataaaaaaacagacacgaccttaattttataatatttttaattcaatatacCCCACAAATGCTCTTTCGCATCCAGATGGAGTATATATTATTGTTAGATGACCAAACACATAGTTTTAGTGCAACAAGTTTTTGATTTGATCCTGATTCCTGCGAGTTTCCCtcttttttctccaaaattctCCTTGAACGTTCTCGAGAACCACACAGAAAAGTAAGCGGCCTTCATATATACATGTAAATATCATTTATGCTGTCTTTGCCTTCTGTTACACAGATAGAGTAATCAAAGGAGTTGAAAttctagagagagaagaaaTCCCAGGGTTTTTTAGAGAGCAAGATGGGAGGTTGTTTTTCAGATGTGAGAGGAGGGAAACAGGCTGTaggaatattattaaaaattattattttaaatattgttaaataagataaaaaaatcatttataatttcattataatattattattcatgttttactaaaaactatcttaaaaaattttatttttaattacaaacctatttttgttttcaataagatttaaattaaattaaatttgtaatgtttttcttctaaaaaaattaaaacaacttatgtaaacaattttttttttaattttttaaaaaactgtttttaaaaataatttgttaaacacccttatttttataaaataatagaattttttaacttaaagataatttttttaaaaacaagttttagaaaacgTGACCAAATGAGCCTAATTCATCCTTAAACAAGATTAATTACAACTGAGAGCTTGTCATAAGCCCAGATTGATGTCGATTTTCAGCATGCACAATTAAGAAATGAATATCATATATAATCACtgaaacaatttcaaaaaaaatatatggtaatAGAAAACAACTCCTAATAATATATATGTGAAAGATCCTAAACAAGACATTCATTATATAAGATGGACACATTACACACCAATAatgccaagaaaatgaaatgtgCACAAATGCTTAATTTTACACACACATGTTGAACACTAGTCTTTTGGGTGCCACGGTACACGTATCACACattgaagaagaaagagagcCACCCACCCAAAGTCGGTTTTAGATGAAGAAAAGTTCATTGGCCACGTATCAATTCATCTCCTGAAATGAAGGGAAGTTTAACAGTCAGCTGAAAAGATCCTCTTGACATTTTAATGTATATTCCCcccacaaaaaaacaaaaaataataataatacaagtGTGAGCAATGTCTCACTTACATGAGTTATCCTCCCAAGCTCTTTGACTTCAGCTTTAAAATCTCTTCCCTCAGAATACTGGGCAGAAGCACATTCAGAGCATCGACCATAGCAGGCAGGAAAGAGGAAAAATTTACAATAAGGTAAGCTGAACATAATCAGTAGGGAAATTCATTATGCTACCTTACATCCTTCTGGTTCTCTCTAATTAAGTGCTAATTTATAAGACTtcagtcattttttttaatcttaaaagaATTTACTTTAAGATTTAAGGTTCCAAAAAAAACCCAATTATGTAACAAGGCATGGATTTTTCATTCCAATCATTCTTGAATGTTACATAGTACAAGGCAAATATCATCATCTTTCGGAAATTGTTTACCAACAACAAGATCACAACCAAACAAGCCTTGTTGGGAGTTGACTAATGACTTTGTAAGCCAGTTAATGCATATCTCAAGGGCTGGTCAACTCCatcaaaagataattttgaaTCCTACACTGGTATATAGGACATGGTActagaaaattattcaaaaaactaattttgaatttgaatgaaTATGAAAGATCCTCACAAGTTTggttatataatattaatacaCACGCATAAGAATAATgcaaataaagtaaaatgtgCACAAAAGCCTAATATCACATACATATTTTGAACCACAAGCAGTTGAATGGTCTCCTAAGTGCTAAGGAGCATTAGCAACTTACAGATAAGGAATCATAAAGCAAAACATACCAAAAAGACTAATGGAAAATTCATTACAAGCATCTCTCTAACTGGGATGGTATCAATACATGTCCTCAAATGAAGCCAAGTTCTGCATAcctaaaaaaatgaagacaagAAGAACAAAAGCCAAAAGCAATAAGAACAAAAGCACTTTTGACATTTGAAGatatataaagggaaaaaaaaattgtagcaGTTTCTTACTCACATATACCATGCAGATGTGAAGGAAAAAcctttctttgttttgtatGTGAAAAGTTGAACTTAGTCTTCCTCATGAGGATCTTTGCTCTAAGGATCCACTTTCTCTTCTTTCAGAATCCTCTTCCTTGGTGTCTTCTTCCACAGAATCCTGTACCCTGGGATGTTGCTCTTTAGAATTCCATTCCTCAGCATTTTCTTCATCAGGAATTTCTTCCTTAGAATCCTCTTCCTTGGGATGCTGGGCATTCAACACATGTAGAGCATCATATTGAGCGGAAAGAGGAAAAATTACAATAACAAAACTTAAACGTACtcaatatgaaaagaaaatcacAGAATGACCAAATCAAACTGCTGCTACATGGTAGCCTTGTAGTTCTTTGTCAACATTGATAACTATTAGTAAATGACCTAATTAAGTCTCACCAAGTTCCTCTATCCATAAAATGAGACCCTCGATGTAGCTCTAATGGGTAAATACCTTCAATCTATTGTCCCATATTATCCTCAATCTAGCATCAAGCCTCAAACAATTTATGAAATGATTTACCTCCAAACATATGATAATAACTTAGGGTTCGTAACAACCCCAATCTTAAAACAACATTGTGCATGAGAAGTctgtcattttttaaataatcaacaCAATTATCAAGTTTCCTCTCAATCTATTCTAACTTGACTACTGGACCAAGTTAGACACAAAATTAATTCTTATGTACATTATAACTTCTAGTTTCAGCCACAGCATAAGCTATCTCtctatgttttaaattttctacAACCTTTTCCTATGGATCTTAAATTTGTTTGTGCAGTCCggtcatattttaaaaagtgaagCATTAAATCCTTTAGCAGCCAAAAGCAGATAATAAGACAAACTTAGCCCAAACAAACAATAAATGAAGCAGCCTAAGTATACGATAAAAAAAGGATTGATCCACACTAATCATGGAAAATTCTGCCTCCATCAATGTAGATTCCTTATTTTAAGAGATTAAACATGCTTATAGActtgaaaaacatgaaaattctaTGGCTTGCTCTGTCTTCTTCTCATAGCAACAGAAATTGAGAGAATGGTAAACAAACAGAACTAGAATTAGAATTCACAATATACAGAGAATAGTGAAGGGAAAAGATGTTGTTAAGGGTAGGAGGAAGTCAGGGGAATAATAATGTACCGTCTCCATAAACATCTTCTGTATGGTAGTATTCAGGTCAATCTCCCAACATGGTCTATGATCACTCATCAGTACTTTCTCTAACCTTTGTGTGATTGAGTCTCCCTTGCAAAAAATTTCCATCTCAGGGCATCTTTTCACCTGCATTTCTGTCAAGCATGGGAATATGAAGGTGTATCTTGCTGAGCAAAAGCTTTTCAAATTTGgcaaaaaatgaagttttagcTTTTTTAATTTAGTGAAAACAATCTTATCATCCGTTGCTTCACCTCCTTCATTTTCAACTATTTCTTTCACCTCATCACAATAGCTCACAGTAAGCTCTTCTAGTTGCACCAAAGTCTTAGCCATGGAGGGTGATACTAAATTTATCAACTTTCCACATTTAGATACTTGTAGAgaatgaagattttgaagaaATGGCCCGAACCCAGATAGATGTGTAAGCATAGGTAGATTTTCCAAGTACATTATAGTTAACTGTGGAAGTGTCTCACCCACACGACCTTCCACTTGGATTACCTCTTTCACTGAACTACAATTTCTCACGATGAGTTGCTTTAGGTCATGTAATACTTGCAGCTTACTAGAGGGGATCACAACCAAAACATCGTGACACGCTTTTATCTCCAAAACTCTTAGTTTGCCAAATGACTCCCTTGAAAATTGGCTCAACAATGTCTCCATGGGGCCCTTAAAGCCCAATTTCAGTTCTTCCACATTAGGAAATGTGTTCTgacaaatcaaataaataacattaatattttattatgctAACAAAACTTTAGTAAATAAACAAGGTCTATATATAAAACAGCTTCCAAGTAATTTATCATCGTTATAGGTTCTCTAGTAAGCTAATTTTATAATCTGATTACTAGTATTATTAAACACATGATCATAAGATGAATATGACAATTTATATAAATACCTTGAATGGTTATAGTAGCTAAATGCAGTTTGGGTAATATAATATCACTAGCATTCATAGCACTTGTTATATCAATGATTAATTATTGgatataataaaacataatgcTCATTACACCTGCAAAACTCTCATCACTTAtaattatttgtgcctctttcTCCATGTTCTCAAGTCCTTTTatctaatttgattaatttagcTATAAATGTAGTAACCTAGATGTGCAAAAGAAGTCATACCTTTTCCATCAAGAAGAGAGGTTGTTTATCAACTTCACTTTCAAGACTTTTTTCTTGCAGCAATAGCTCCACTTCGTCACAATTGCACACCGCCAATGTTTTCAAGAGTGGACATCCCAAAGAATACTTATCTCGATAGAATCTCTTGAGCTGGTATAATTTAGTAAGTTTGAGAGAGGTTAGTTtagggaataaaaaaattggcacTTCTTCAAGTCCATTTTCGTTTGCAACAAGTTCCTCCACCCCACAATCAAATATCTCTAAGACCTCAAGTTGCACAAGGCCCTTCGCAACCGAAGTTGGAAAAAGATATTTCAGGGAAGCACAGTTACCAACTTTCAATGAATTTAGACTTTGAAAGGCAAGATATCCTTGAGAATCCTTCCTCACACTCTCCATATTTTGACCATGTAAACACATTTCTCTCAATGGAGGGACTGCAATACCATTGGATTCTACTTTATATATTTCTCTTCAAAAATCTCTTTTAAAGAACAACAATTTTCTATATTCAGAGTTTGTAGACTTTGTATCCCTTCTAAGAAATTAGATGGAAAAACAATCAGTAAATTTTTACAACCCTTGAGATACAAATCCTTCAATTTGCTAGAGGAACATATAGGATCTTGGTTGTCCCACACTGTTTTGACATTATCcattgaaaccaaatataacaacTCCAACCCGGGGAGTGCAACCTGTCCAATTTATCACATAGGATTAATAATTAATGTAGTTGTTCACATATATTGCCAATAACTAGACATATATAATTGAATGTCAATATGTCAATGTGACAAAGCACAAAATTAACTAAGATTTTGCCACtaaattctctttttaaataagaaaaataagagatgcAATTTTCATATCGctattttttcactatttttatttgtatattttgtacaacttattttattttattatttactttttaaaatttgaaaaagtattgaaattaattattcaatattgATATGGTACTCAGTCATTATGAATTATTGATTGAAACTATTAAGATTCTCATTAGTTAATgcctttattttattatttttcagtCATACACTCTCcactataatttttattaacttataatatcataaaacaagtaaataatGTGActctttcatattattttaatttttaagccCTAATTTTCAATTGAGGTGAGTCATACTCTATGTTCATCCATCTTTATTTATTCTTGATTTTGccctaataatttaaaaaaataataataattcttttttattcttccaacaaaatgcaattttctcatttttgtaaattttatcctttctattttataaaatctaaaataaaatcaaaatcatttgaatGGCGAATAACATTGCTTAAATTGGGTTCCTCTAAGCTTAACTTCAATTCCTCCACATTAAGAAATGTGTTCTgacaaatcaaataaataacattaatattttattatgctAACAAAACTTTAGTAAATGAACAAGGTCTATATATAAAAAGGCTTCCAAGTAATTTATCATCGTTATAAGTTCTCTAGTAAGCTAATTTTATAATGTGGTTACTAGTATTATTGAACACATGATCATAAGATGAATATGACAATTTATATAAATACTTTGAATAGTTATAGTAGCTAAATGCAGTTTGGGTAATATGGGTAATATAATATCACTACCATTTGTTATATCAAGAACATTTGTGGATGAAACAATATAAATacttttcaagttaaaaatttgaaatagaaaatatacatatttgtgggctaaataatataaatatgtttataagcttgaaaaaaataataatataaaagattGAAATGGTACAAGGAAAGATAGAGGGATCTCACAATCCACTTTCTTAATAAGAGATTATTCATGGACAAAATTAatctatttttcttaaattaggATACATGAGCAAAATAAGGTTAGTTATGTAATTTTACGAGAGAAAATGATGAGGAGGGACAAATGTTGTGATTGGCTACTTGGCTTTCTTAGTAGTACATACTACCATTGGGAAACTACTGATTTAATTAATGTATGTGATTAATTTGTTTGCAAGAgaagttgaaaattaaaaagagcTGAATGGcagaaattgaaaatgaaaattgaacatACCTGATTGAAAAAAGAGCTGCATGGCTCCTGGCTGCCACTGGTTCCTGTGGAGTAGAAGTTAATGAGATTTGGCAGACGTTCCAGTTTCAAGGATCCCAGTTGAGGAAACACTAGTACTGATTCCCTTGCTTGTGTTGTAGGAAGCCATATGATATATTTCAAGCTGTTACATTCCTCTATTATCAGATCTCTCAAGTTGGCAAAACACCCCATCGGAATTGGGCCATGGCATACTGCTTCCAATTGCTTGAGACATCTAAGCTTTAATCCCTCCAAGAGAGGAAAGGCACTATGTGGTGGGTCGACCCATTCCATTTCCATTGTATTCATGATGTATTGCATCCCATCACTCCTAGAGATATACAGATACTTGAGTTGAGGAAAACCGTCGCAGTCTAACTCATAAACAAAATGTTTGGTATCACGCAATCTGCCCAATGCTAGAACTTCAGTTGTCTTTAACAGCTTGGAGAAGCACTTCACCATATCTGGGCCTTTGATCTTATATAGTTTCAACCTTCTTGAGGTCTTCTTCTCCCCATAGTGGCCCGGTCGAGAGCCTATAGATATATCATATCTAGTGAGGTTCTCAAAGGATACATCTTCCGAAGGCAAACATGAATGTGATAATTGCAATTGCAAGGCCCTCAAACAGGACAAGTGTTTCAACTCAGAAAGGCAAGCATTCCTCCTTCCACCGTCAACTCCTTCGCTCCCCCATAAAATAATCCTCATACACAAATACTCTAACCGA
Above is a genomic segment from Vitis riparia cultivar Riparia Gloire de Montpellier isolate 1030 chromosome 14, EGFV_Vit.rip_1.0, whole genome shotgun sequence containing:
- the LOC117930042 gene encoding probable disease resistance protein At4g27220; its protein translation is MESVRKDSQGYLAFQSLNSLKVGNCASLKYLFPTSVAKGLVQLEVLEIFDCGVEELVANENGLEEVPIFLFPKLTSLKLTKLYQLKRFYRDKYSLGCPLLKTLAVCNCDEVELLLQEKSLESEVDKQPLFLMEKNTFPNVEELKLGFKGPMETLLSQFSRESFGKLRVLEIKACHDVLVVIPSSKLQVLHDLKQLIVRNCSSVKEVIQVEGRVGETLPQLTIMYLENLPMLTHLSGFGPFLQNLHSLQVSKCGKLINLVSPSMAKTLVQLEELTVSYCDEVKEIVENEGGEATDDKIVFTKLKKLKLHFLPNLKSFCSARYTFIFPCLTEMQVKRCPEMEIFCKGDSITQRLEKVLMSDHRPCWEIDLNTTIQKMFMETHPKEEDSKEEIPDEENAEEWNSKEQHPRVQDSVEEDTKEEDSERRESGSLEQRSS
- the LOC117930573 gene encoding uncharacterized protein LOC117930573; this translates as MKEVRVLSLFRIDLTQLPSSLHFLSNLRTLCLHRCRTLKDITILGELKKLQILSLVDCGILVFPKEMMQLTDLRMLNLVDSRILGPRNVISSLSRLEYLCMRIILWGSEGVDGGRRNACLSELKHLSCLRALQLQLSHSCLPSEDVSFENLTRYDISIGSRPGHYGEKKTSRRLKLYKIKGPDMVKCFSKLLKTTEVLALGRLRDTKHFVYELDCDGFPQLKYLYISRSDGMQYIMNTMEMEWVDPPHSAFPLLEGLKLRCLKQLEAVCHGPIPMGCFANLRDLIIEECNSLKYIIWLPTTQARESVLVFPQLGSLKLERLPNLINFYSTGTSGSQEPCSSFFNQVALPGLELLYLVSMDNVKTVWDNQDPICSSSKLKDLYLKGCKNLLIVFPSNFLEGIQSLQTLNIENCCSLKEIFEEKYIK